One genomic segment of Marinitoga piezophila KA3 includes these proteins:
- the ltaE gene encoding low-specificity L-threonine aldolase, translating into MKFIDLRSDTVTEPTEEMREAMCKAEVGDDVYEEDPTIKKLEEMAAHILGKEAGLFVPSGTFGNQLSLFTHCERGNEVIVGDDCHIVQHEAGAASIIAGVQLRTVNSDKGALPPEEVLRKIRKEEDIHYPKTGLICLENAHSNGRVILLENFKEIRKIADEYSIPIHLDGARIFNAATYLKVEASEIAKYADSVSFCLSKGLCAPVGSVVVGSKDFIEKAKKRRKIMGGGLRQAGILAAAGIVALEKMRLRLDEDHENAKYLKSKLEEFDFINIVEEVHINMVFFKINRDFENIDFIDYMRKNGIKINPPEEGIWRFVTHYWIKKEDIDKTIDIINKYFKGL; encoded by the coding sequence GTGAAGTTTATAGATTTAAGGAGCGATACAGTAACTGAACCAACAGAAGAAATGAGAGAAGCAATGTGTAAAGCTGAGGTTGGTGACGATGTTTACGAAGAAGATCCTACAATAAAAAAATTAGAAGAAATGGCAGCGCATATATTAGGAAAAGAAGCAGGGCTTTTTGTGCCAAGCGGTACTTTTGGAAATCAACTTTCTTTATTTACACATTGTGAACGCGGTAATGAAGTAATTGTTGGTGATGATTGTCATATTGTTCAGCACGAAGCAGGTGCAGCATCTATAATAGCAGGAGTTCAGTTAAGAACTGTGAATTCTGATAAAGGTGCTTTACCACCTGAAGAGGTTTTAAGAAAGATTAGAAAAGAAGAAGATATACATTATCCAAAAACGGGTTTAATATGTCTTGAGAATGCACATTCCAATGGAAGAGTAATACTTCTGGAAAATTTTAAAGAAATAAGGAAAATAGCTGATGAATATAGTATTCCCATTCATCTTGATGGTGCAAGGATTTTTAATGCAGCGACCTATTTAAAAGTCGAAGCGTCAGAAATTGCCAAATATGCCGATTCTGTTAGCTTTTGCCTTTCTAAAGGATTATGTGCTCCAGTTGGATCTGTAGTAGTTGGAAGCAAAGATTTTATTGAAAAAGCTAAAAAAAGAAGAAAAATTATGGGTGGTGGATTAAGACAGGCGGGGATTCTTGCTGCAGCAGGAATTGTTGCACTTGAAAAAATGCGATTAAGACTGGATGAAGATCATGAAAATGCCAAATATTTAAAATCAAAGCTTGAAGAATTTGATTTTATCAATATAGTTGAAGAGGTTCATATTAACATGGTCTTTTTTAAAATTAACAGGGATTTTGAAAATATAGATTTTATTGATTATATGAGAAAAAACGGTATAAAAATTAATCCTCCAGAAGAGGGAATATGGAGGTTTGTAACCCATTATTGGATTAAAAAAGAGGATATAGATAAAACTATAGATATAATAAATAAATATTTTAAGGGGTTATGA
- a CDS encoding permease, producing MSTIISGGIFVLFVMGLYISLLRKNEKQKFKKALKKGKKNLIQNVLRLFIIFLIIGMLQNFLAPDKVGQFLLNFSGIKGVVAGLITGSIMMGPPASGYPIAQYLFQNNATVSLVTAFLLSWVMLGIMFITYEFQYLGKKFTLIRNTLAVISIIIISIIMEMII from the coding sequence ATGAGTACAATAATTAGTGGTGGAATTTTTGTTTTATTTGTTATGGGGTTATATATTTCTTTATTGAGGAAAAATGAAAAACAAAAGTTTAAAAAGGCATTGAAGAAAGGTAAGAAGAACTTAATTCAAAATGTTTTAAGGTTATTCATAATATTTTTGATTATAGGAATGTTGCAGAATTTTCTTGCTCCAGACAAAGTTGGACAATTTTTATTGAATTTTTCAGGTATAAAAGGAGTAGTAGCAGGATTAATTACAGGTTCAATTATGATGGGGCCACCTGCCAGCGGCTATCCAATAGCCCAATATCTTTTCCAGAATAATGCAACTGTATCTCTTGTAACAGCGTTTTTATTATCCTGGGTTATGCTTGGGATAATGTTTATAACTTATGAATTTCAATATTTGGGTAAAAAATTTACATTGATTAGAAATACTCTTGCAGTTATTTCTATTATTATAATTTCCATTATTATGGAGATGATAATATGA
- a CDS encoding NUDIX domain-containing protein translates to MKNIEKFFNTIKINFDINRLLKNENQKIAVMCYAENEYGEVLMLERYKEPFAGKLVPPGGKVKDNEEIIEAMKREYMEETGFNLENIELKAFTSEEGPEHYNWILFIFLAKIKKEPLPECNEGILKWINKKHFQKENLTDIDKKIIPYLYDEKDFIYFFEINYDENKKAQIINIQEIKKPYSP, encoded by the coding sequence ATGAAAAATATCGAAAAATTTTTTAACACTATAAAAATTAACTTTGACATTAATAGATTACTTAAAAATGAAAATCAAAAAATAGCTGTAATGTGTTATGCTGAAAATGAATATGGTGAAGTTTTAATGCTTGAAAGATATAAAGAACCATTTGCAGGAAAATTAGTTCCGCCTGGTGGAAAAGTAAAGGATAATGAAGAGATTATTGAAGCAATGAAAAGAGAGTATATGGAAGAAACAGGTTTTAATTTAGAAAATATTGAACTAAAAGCATTTACTTCCGAAGAAGGTCCAGAACATTATAACTGGATATTATTTATATTTTTAGCGAAAATAAAGAAAGAACCTCTGCCAGAATGTAATGAAGGTATTTTAAAATGGATAAATAAAAAGCATTTTCAAAAAGAAAACTTAACGGATATAGATAAAAAGATTATTCCATATCTTTATGATGAAAAAGACTTTATTTATTTCTTTGAAATCAATTATGATGAAAATAAAAAAGCTCAAATAATAAATATTCAGGAAATAAAAAAGCCTTATTCTCCTTAG
- a CDS encoding GlmL-related ornithine degradation protein, translated as MKIDLVTAEIGSTTTIVTLFDKIDTKKPIILSQGEHYTTINEGDITIGIERALKIAEERLGEKVEWNKFLATSSAAGGLKMTVHGLVYDMTVKASREAALGAGGVIKYITAGKMRKSHLKKILEIKPNVIFLAGGVDYGEEETVLHNAELLRNLPINVPVIYAGNVAVVDEIREIFEDSGKKLYITENVYPKVDQLNVEPARKVIQEVFSEHIIHAPGMEKIEEYVDEKIIPTPAAVMRTTQLLSELYKDVLTVDIGGATTDVDSVTEGDPEIQSIMINPEPVAKRTVEGDMGVFVNAHTVIELIGEKELRKRFENFDKLVEEISPYPKTIENEKFMAALAEYCFVEGIRRHAGRKKHIYTPLGRKTIAQGKDLTAIKYIFGTGGVLTRSKFNKTIIKSIIGQHKHHPDELLPKEIKKIGYDKNYIFAPIGVISTIDKEIAINILKEDIEFFNID; from the coding sequence ATGAAAATTGATTTAGTTACTGCAGAAATTGGCAGTACAACAACTATAGTAACCTTATTTGATAAAATAGATACTAAAAAGCCTATTATTCTTTCTCAAGGAGAACATTACACAACTATTAATGAAGGGGATATAACAATAGGTATAGAACGAGCATTGAAAATTGCCGAGGAGCGTTTAGGAGAAAAGGTTGAATGGAATAAATTCCTTGCAACGTCCTCAGCCGCCGGCGGTTTGAAGATGACTGTTCATGGACTTGTATATGATATGACTGTAAAAGCTTCAAGAGAAGCTGCTCTTGGCGCTGGTGGTGTAATAAAATATATCACCGCTGGCAAAATGAGAAAATCCCATTTAAAAAAGATTCTTGAAATAAAACCAAATGTAATTTTTCTTGCTGGTGGTGTTGATTATGGTGAAGAAGAAACTGTATTACATAATGCCGAATTATTAAGGAATTTACCTATAAATGTTCCTGTAATTTACGCAGGAAATGTTGCTGTTGTTGATGAAATTAGAGAAATTTTTGAAGATAGTGGAAAAAAATTATATATTACCGAAAACGTATATCCAAAGGTTGATCAATTAAATGTTGAACCGGCAAGAAAGGTAATTCAAGAGGTTTTTTCTGAACATATTATCCACGCGCCAGGAATGGAAAAAATAGAAGAATATGTTGATGAAAAAATTATTCCTACACCTGCAGCTGTAATGAGAACTACACAACTATTAAGTGAATTATATAAAGATGTTTTAACAGTAGATATTGGAGGAGCAACTACAGACGTTGACTCTGTTACTGAAGGCGATCCAGAAATTCAAAGTATTATGATTAATCCTGAACCAGTTGCCAAAAGAACCGTAGAAGGGGATATGGGAGTATTTGTGAATGCACATACAGTAATAGAACTTATTGGCGAAAAAGAATTAAGAAAAAGATTTGAAAATTTTGATAAACTTGTTGAAGAAATTTCTCCATACCCCAAAACCATTGAAAATGAAAAGTTTATGGCAGCATTAGCTGAATATTGTTTTGTTGAAGGAATAAGAAGACACGCTGGAAGGAAAAAACATATCTATACACCTTTAGGGAGAAAAACTATTGCTCAGGGAAAGGATTTAACAGCTATAAAATATATTTTTGGAACTGGTGGTGTTCTTACAAGATCAAAATTCAATAAAACTATAATAAAATCAATTATCGGCCAACATAAACATCATCCTGATGAATTGTTGCCAAAAGAAATCAAAAAAATTGGTTATGATAAAAATTATATTTTCGCTCCTATTGGAGTAATTTCAACTATTGACAAAGAAATTGCTATTAATATATTAAAAGAAGATATAGAATTTTTTAATATTGATTGA
- the aspC gene encoding aspartate aminotransferase, protein MISKIIKSIQPSITLELNAKAIELEKSGEDVVKLTAGEPDFITPKEIIESAYKAMLEGKTKYTDSAGILELREKIADFINSRRNTTYTPDNIVVSNGGKQALYNTLLALLNPADEVIMLDPAWVSYEAQIKMARGIPVHVPLKFKNNFIPKASDIEPYLSERTKAIIINSPNNPTGAVYPEETFKEIYELIKDREIYIISDEVYEKLVFEGDFFSPTQLEELRERTIIINAFSKTWSMTGWRVGYSVAPKEISKEIKKIQSHLSSNINTPAQYGALSAFDVDIDYYIEKFDERRKFVLNKFNQTDLPYVYPKGAFYLFIDVSKYDTNDLNFCNQLLKTKKLAVIPGSGFGAKGFIRISYANSIENLEKGINRLIEYINEVR, encoded by the coding sequence TTGATATCAAAAATTATAAAAAGTATTCAACCATCTATTACTCTAGAATTAAATGCAAAAGCTATAGAGCTTGAAAAAAGTGGAGAAGATGTAGTTAAATTAACTGCTGGAGAACCGGATTTTATAACTCCTAAAGAAATTATTGAAAGTGCTTATAAAGCTATGCTTGAAGGAAAAACAAAATATACTGACTCAGCTGGTATTTTGGAATTGAGAGAAAAAATTGCTGATTTTATTAATAGTAGAAGAAACACAACATATACTCCAGATAATATTGTAGTATCCAATGGCGGAAAACAGGCATTGTACAATACGTTATTGGCATTATTAAACCCTGCAGATGAAGTTATAATGCTTGATCCTGCATGGGTAAGTTATGAAGCTCAAATAAAAATGGCCCGTGGAATTCCTGTTCATGTTCCATTAAAATTCAAAAATAATTTTATTCCAAAAGCTTCTGATATAGAACCTTATTTAAGCGAAAGAACAAAAGCTATAATTATTAATTCTCCAAATAATCCAACTGGCGCCGTATATCCCGAAGAAACATTTAAAGAAATTTATGAATTAATAAAAGATAGAGAAATTTATATTATAAGTGATGAAGTATATGAAAAATTAGTATTTGAAGGTGATTTTTTCTCACCTACACAATTAGAAGAATTAAGAGAAAGAACTATAATAATTAATGCTTTTTCAAAAACATGGTCAATGACAGGGTGGAGAGTTGGTTACTCAGTAGCTCCAAAAGAAATTTCAAAAGAAATTAAGAAAATACAGAGTCATCTTTCTTCAAATATCAATACTCCTGCTCAATATGGTGCATTATCAGCATTTGATGTAGATATTGATTATTATATAGAAAAATTTGATGAAAGAAGAAAATTTGTTTTGAACAAATTCAATCAAACAGATTTACCTTATGTTTATCCAAAAGGAGCATTTTATCTATTTATAGATGTTTCAAAATACGATACTAATGACTTAAATTTCTGTAATCAACTATTAAAAACAAAAAAATTAGCTGTTATACCTGGTAGTGGTTTTGGAGCTAAAGGGTTCATAAGAATTTCTTATGCAAACTCTATAGAAAATCTTGAAAAAGGAATCAATAGACTTATTGAATATATCAATGAGGTGAGATAA
- the murA gene encoding UDP-N-acetylglucosamine 1-carboxyvinyltransferase, translated as MKHRLEIETMGKMKVAGPQYANGEITISGSKNSALPILAATILTDEKVILHNIPNLADVNTMIEILENTGKKVTWENSTLVIEKGEEKINSILPYGPVRKMRASFNVLGPLTIRNGYAKVALPGGCSIGVRPVNFHLEGLKKLGIESKIEHGYTNSKFTENNHQKKIHISLPFPSVGATEHLITTAVMLKDTETILTNCAQEPEIVDLCNFLISMGARIEGQGSSNIKIYGTDRLYGTEYTIIPDRIEAGTYAILGAILGGKVTLNNVIEDHLFSLLDIFEKLGIHYEFKNNTLIVSGISKMELTPVDVETSTFPGFPTDLQPQLMVLLSLIPGRSSITENVFKTRFNHVDELNRMGAKIFVESNTAIITGVTKLSGAPLEATDLRASAALLIAALAAEGETVINNVDHIFRGYEKLFDKLEKLNLSVEYFE; from the coding sequence ATGAAACATAGATTGGAGATTGAAACCATGGGTAAAATGAAAGTTGCCGGACCTCAATATGCAAACGGTGAAATCACCATATCCGGTTCAAAAAATTCGGCATTACCTATATTAGCTGCAACAATTCTAACCGATGAAAAGGTTATATTGCATAATATACCAAATCTTGCTGACGTTAATACAATGATTGAAATATTAGAAAACACAGGTAAAAAGGTTACGTGGGAAAACTCAACATTAGTTATAGAAAAAGGCGAAGAAAAAATCAATTCTATTTTACCCTATGGTCCTGTAAGAAAAATGCGAGCTTCATTTAACGTACTTGGCCCACTTACCATAAGAAATGGTTATGCAAAAGTTGCATTACCTGGAGGTTGTTCAATAGGTGTAAGACCTGTTAATTTTCATTTAGAAGGTTTAAAAAAATTAGGAATTGAATCAAAAATCGAACATGGTTATACAAATTCAAAATTTACAGAAAATAATCATCAGAAAAAAATACATATTTCATTGCCTTTCCCAAGTGTTGGTGCAACTGAACATTTAATTACAACAGCAGTAATGTTAAAAGATACTGAAACAATATTGACCAATTGTGCCCAAGAACCCGAAATTGTAGATTTATGTAATTTCCTAATTTCAATGGGAGCTAGAATCGAAGGTCAGGGATCATCTAATATCAAAATTTATGGCACCGATAGATTATACGGAACAGAATATACTATTATTCCAGATAGAATTGAAGCTGGAACTTATGCTATATTAGGAGCTATACTCGGGGGAAAAGTTACTTTAAACAATGTAATAGAAGATCATCTTTTCTCCTTACTTGATATTTTTGAAAAACTCGGAATTCATTATGAATTTAAAAATAATACGTTAATTGTTAGCGGTATTTCAAAAATGGAATTAACTCCTGTTGATGTTGAAACCTCGACATTCCCTGGATTTCCAACAGATTTACAACCTCAACTAATGGTATTGCTTAGCTTAATTCCTGGAAGATCATCTATAACAGAAAATGTTTTTAAAACAAGATTTAATCATGTTGATGAACTTAACAGAATGGGTGCAAAAATTTTTGTTGAAAGTAATACGGCAATTATTACAGGAGTAACAAAGTTATCAGGCGCTCCACTTGAAGCAACAGATTTAAGAGCATCAGCAGCATTATTAATTGCTGCGTTAGCAGCTGAAGGGGAAACTGTAATTAATAACGTTGATCATATATTTAGAGGATATGAAAAATTATTTGACAAATTAGAAAAACTAAATTTAAGTGTTGAATACTTTGAATAA
- a CDS encoding diguanylate cyclase domain-containing protein, translating to MDFENKVNQLEKENNQLKEKVDQLESTIDNMNKLIEEYNTFTKEEIDAYSDFVDDIITRDFIDPSTRVYSRKFFDKIFYLLLEKAFESQKNYGLIILKLPELAEIKYEGELYKGPEMEIGKILRSNVRLPLDLVLRYSKTTFAIIIPDITEDVLFKVSDRIKSQIEKLDFINNLEIYKFYLPQDLTSTGDLIKYFE from the coding sequence ATGGATTTTGAAAATAAGGTAAATCAATTAGAAAAAGAGAATAATCAATTGAAGGAAAAAGTTGATCAACTTGAAAGTACAATTGATAATATGAATAAACTTATTGAAGAATATAATACTTTTACTAAAGAAGAGATAGATGCATATAGTGATTTTGTAGATGATATTATCACACGTGATTTTATTGATCCATCAACAAGGGTATATTCAAGAAAATTTTTTGATAAGATTTTTTACCTGTTACTTGAAAAGGCTTTCGAAAGCCAGAAAAATTATGGTCTTATTATTCTAAAATTACCGGAATTAGCTGAAATAAAATACGAAGGTGAATTGTATAAAGGTCCTGAAATGGAAATAGGAAAAATATTAAGAAGCAATGTAAGATTGCCGTTGGACTTAGTGTTGAGATATTCAAAAACAACATTTGCCATAATTATACCAGACATTACAGAAGATGTATTGTTTAAAGTTTCCGACAGAATAAAAAGTCAAATTGAAAAACTTGATTTTATAAACAATTTAGAGATATACAAATTTTATTTACCTCAAGATTTAACATCTACGGGAGATTTAATAAAATATTTTGAATAG
- a CDS encoding Cof-type HAD-IIB family hydrolase, whose product MHNKTFIFDLDGTLLNSNESISQRTVESIKKIFEMGSFIIIASGRMYKSTRLIVEKYMPFLHNNIPIVSYNGAYVVSHTGEVVFESDILKDLAIKVIEDLKKHDTHVQIYLNDDLITDKDNDEIKQYAKHSGVEYKIVKDIVEHIKQHGEPTKILAINQPEKLDIIQKSMTEKYGNTLNIVRSFSIYLDFLNKDSSKGLALKKLKEIYRFNLEEAYIFGDSENDISMLSLSKNSYAMANANEHVKESARNITLSNDEEGVAIVLEKIISNFSNSN is encoded by the coding sequence TTGCATAATAAAACATTTATCTTCGATCTTGATGGAACATTATTAAATTCAAATGAGTCCATTTCCCAAAGAACTGTTGAAAGTATTAAAAAAATATTTGAAATGGGAAGTTTTATAATTATTGCAAGTGGTCGAATGTATAAATCTACAAGATTAATTGTAGAAAAATATATGCCTTTTTTACATAATAACATCCCTATTGTTTCATATAATGGTGCATATGTTGTAAGTCATACAGGGGAAGTTGTTTTTGAATCTGATATTTTAAAGGATTTAGCTATTAAGGTTATTGAGGATTTAAAAAAACACGATACACATGTGCAAATATATTTAAATGATGATTTAATTACCGATAAAGACAATGATGAAATAAAACAATATGCCAAACATTCAGGTGTTGAATATAAGATTGTAAAAGATATTGTTGAGCATATAAAACAACATGGAGAACCAACAAAAATTCTCGCTATAAATCAACCAGAGAAACTTGATATTATTCAAAAATCCATGACAGAAAAATATGGAAATACCTTAAATATAGTTAGATCATTTAGTATTTATCTTGATTTTTTAAATAAGGATTCATCCAAAGGTCTTGCTTTAAAGAAATTAAAGGAAATTTACAGATTTAATCTGGAAGAAGCATATATATTCGGAGATAGTGAAAATGATATATCTATGCTTTCTCTGTCAAAGAATTCTTATGCAATGGCCAATGCAAATGAACATGTTAAAGAATCTGCAAGAAATATAACCCTATCAAATGATGAAGAGGGTGTTGCTATTGTCCTTGAAAAGATTATTTCTAATTTTAGTAATAGTAATTAA
- a CDS encoding PD-(D/E)XK nuclease family protein, protein MIGEYPEKSWSLSKHKILNKCPREFYFTKFYKWRGWEDTVEYRKKLAYRLDKITTIEKYLGNVVHDFITINITTSSLNNKRDAVNFIGNKFNIAIKDSYKHKKQWFERPKDYVMFHSVYYNTRKLFDDNFGRNLKEKTEKIINNYFSSDTYQRLKEEHIKYEVDETNFPHFFINDYKIYSIIDLMFEQNGKIYIVDWKTGKPSKDDEFQLRLYALYASLKYGFPLEDIILINEYLLYGYAEERVFKNEDIIEVEEFIKEQIKVLEGYLKDSYLNIPKDEEYFVANPSINNCKWCNFKEICPAYKEMREKNKI, encoded by the coding sequence TTGATTGGTGAATATCCTGAAAAGTCATGGTCTCTTTCAAAACATAAAATTTTGAATAAATGCCCTCGTGAATTCTACTTCACAAAGTTTTATAAATGGCGTGGTTGGGAAGATACTGTTGAGTACAGAAAAAAACTTGCGTATAGGCTGGATAAAATCACTACAATTGAAAAATATCTTGGTAATGTAGTTCATGATTTTATCACAATAAATATTACTACATCTTCTTTAAATAACAAAAGAGATGCTGTTAATTTCATAGGAAATAAATTTAATATTGCCATAAAAGATTCGTATAAACATAAAAAGCAATGGTTTGAAAGACCTAAGGATTATGTTATGTTCCATTCTGTTTATTATAACACGAGAAAATTATTTGATGATAATTTTGGAAGAAATTTAAAAGAAAAAACTGAAAAAATAATTAATAATTACTTTTCTTCTGATACTTATCAGCGATTAAAAGAGGAACATATTAAATATGAAGTTGATGAAACTAATTTCCCTCATTTTTTTATAAATGATTATAAGATTTACAGCATTATCGATTTAATGTTCGAACAAAATGGAAAGATTTATATTGTTGATTGGAAAACAGGAAAACCTTCTAAAGATGATGAATTTCAATTAAGGTTATATGCATTATATGCTTCTTTAAAGTATGGATTCCCACTTGAGGACATTATCTTGATTAATGAATATCTTCTTTATGGTTATGCAGAAGAAAGAGTATTTAAAAATGAGGATATTATAGAAGTTGAAGAGTTTATAAAAGAACAGATAAAGGTTTTAGAAGGTTATCTTAAGGATTCATATTTAAATATTCCAAAAGATGAAGAATATTTTGTAGCAAATCCATCTATAAATAATTGTAAATGGTGTAATTTCAAAGAAATATGTCCTGCATATAAGGAAATGAGGGAAAAGAACAAAATTTAA
- a CDS encoding IGHMBP2 family helicase — MNFFEKLYEAIELEKEAEIQAMKNEIKLYKKEREKMGRAITGLSGKYLGREIGNLYIVKFGRKKDIKTEISSGDIVLVSKGDPLKSDLTATVTEVGKKYIIVSFSEKIPVWVYKSKNIRLDLFLNEITFKRMQKAILKMNYAENELKILKNIFTGKYKPTPIKKEKIKFFDNSLNKSQKEAVEKAIGSKEIFLIHGPPGTGKTRTLTEIIIQEAKKEKKVLVTADSNAATDNILGNLIKYETFKICRLGHPGRVDEDLKKHSLYYIAENHEEYKEIVKIRDEAMQLSEKRDKIGIKPTPQNRRGLTDEQIEKYALKDRGTRGIFPDVMKKMYEWIKINNEVQKLFDKAREMEEELIKKIIEEYQIIVSTNSTSGIDELENITFDVVVIDEASQSTEPSCYIPITHGKKIIMGGDHRQLPPTILNKDVENILSKTLFERMINKYPSHSAILKVQYRMNDKIMQFSNQKFYNGILRSADNVYNQTLTLDLSEVNDEKTKEILDTTPIVFVDTSANPERFEIYKKGSKSKYNPLEAKIVIELATILKEQNVDFGIITPYKDQMKYLKEKTDFYVNTVDGFQGRENDVIILSLTRSNDEGTIGFLKDERRLNVAITRARKKLIIIGDISTLKNYPLFDELINYISLHGKIISI; from the coding sequence ATGAACTTTTTTGAAAAACTGTATGAAGCAATAGAACTGGAAAAAGAAGCAGAAATACAGGCTATGAAAAATGAAATAAAATTGTACAAAAAAGAAAGGGAAAAAATGGGAAGGGCTATAACAGGCCTTTCTGGAAAATATCTTGGAAGGGAAATAGGTAACTTATACATAGTAAAATTTGGCAGAAAAAAGGATATAAAAACAGAGATTTCTTCTGGAGATATTGTATTGGTAAGTAAAGGCGATCCATTAAAAAGTGATTTAACAGCGACGGTTACAGAAGTTGGGAAAAAGTATATTATCGTATCCTTTTCTGAAAAAATTCCTGTTTGGGTATATAAAAGCAAAAACATAAGACTTGATTTATTCTTAAATGAAATAACCTTTAAAAGAATGCAAAAAGCCATTTTAAAAATGAATTATGCTGAAAATGAATTAAAAATATTAAAAAACATATTTACCGGGAAATATAAACCAACACCCATTAAAAAAGAAAAAATAAAGTTTTTTGATAACTCATTGAACAAATCTCAGAAAGAAGCAGTAGAAAAAGCAATTGGAAGCAAAGAAATATTTTTAATTCATGGACCACCTGGAACAGGAAAAACAAGAACATTAACAGAAATTATAATCCAGGAAGCTAAAAAAGAAAAGAAAGTGCTTGTAACTGCTGACTCAAACGCTGCAACAGATAATATACTTGGAAATCTAATAAAATATGAAACCTTTAAAATCTGCCGGCTTGGACATCCTGGGCGTGTAGACGAAGACTTAAAAAAACATTCATTATATTACATAGCAGAAAACCATGAAGAATACAAAGAAATTGTAAAAATCAGAGATGAAGCCATGCAGTTATCTGAAAAAAGAGACAAAATAGGAATAAAGCCAACCCCGCAAAATAGAAGAGGGTTAACAGACGAACAAATTGAAAAATATGCTTTAAAAGACAGAGGAACAAGAGGAATATTCCCAGATGTAATGAAAAAAATGTATGAATGGATAAAAATAAACAATGAAGTTCAAAAACTCTTTGACAAAGCCAGGGAAATGGAAGAAGAGTTAATAAAAAAAATAATTGAAGAATATCAAATTATAGTAAGCACAAACAGTACATCAGGAATAGATGAGTTAGAAAATATAACCTTTGATGTTGTGGTAATAGATGAAGCATCCCAATCGACAGAACCTTCATGTTATATACCAATTACACATGGCAAAAAGATAATTATGGGTGGAGACCACAGACAATTGCCACCAACAATATTAAATAAAGATGTAGAAAATATTCTTTCAAAAACGCTTTTTGAAAGAATGATTAACAAATATCCATCGCATTCCGCAATATTAAAGGTTCAATATAGGATGAATGACAAAATAATGCAATTCTCAAATCAAAAGTTCTACAACGGAATATTAAGAAGTGCAGATAATGTCTATAATCAAACCTTAACTCTTGATCTTTCAGAAGTAAATGACGAAAAAACAAAGGAAATTCTTGATACAACACCAATTGTTTTTGTAGATACCTCAGCAAATCCAGAAAGGTTTGAAATATACAAAAAAGGTTCAAAATCAAAATACAATCCATTGGAAGCAAAAATAGTAATTGAACTGGCAACCATATTAAAAGAACAAAATGTCGATTTTGGAATAATCACACCTTACAAAGACCAGATGAAATATTTAAAAGAAAAGACAGATTTTTATGTCAATACCGTCGATGGTTTTCAGGGAAGAGAAAATGACGTAATAATCCTTTCGTTAACCAGAAGCAACGATGAAGGAACAATAGGATTCTTAAAAGACGAAAGAAGATTAAATGTAGCAATAACCAGAGCCCGTAAAAAACTGATAATAATAGGTGATATCTCAACACTGAAAAATTATCCACTATTTGATGAACTTATAAACTACATTTCCTTACATGGGAAAATAATTAGTATATGA